The Oncorhynchus clarkii lewisi isolate Uvic-CL-2024 chromosome 29, UVic_Ocla_1.0, whole genome shotgun sequence genome contains a region encoding:
- the LOC139388476 gene encoding alpha-2Db adrenergic receptor-like: MHEENGEEQTCLSRMDITPTAFAASNSSEDTNGTSAQRPLPHSQSVAVFIVFLVTVIILVTIVGNVLVVVAVFTSRALRAPQNLFLVSLASADILVATLVIPFSLANEIMGYWYFGSTWCAFYLALDVLFCTSSIVHLCAISLDRYWSVTKAVSYNRKRTPRRIKCMITVVWVISAVISFPPLLMTKHDEHECLLNNETWYILSSCLVSFFAPGLIMILVYCKIYKVAKQRASTVFAAKNGTERQPSQSETCFVPRRKFEVESPSSPSLGGHMRKGELDDIDLEESCVADSKPKNCLFSKRVKVEGANTFPKQSCRVSWASNRNAKLSQEQKIRQMSLSKTKLAQMREKRFTFVLAVVMGVFVLCWFPFFFTYSLHAICRDCCPIPDALFNLFFWIGYCNSSVNPIIYTIFNRDFRRSFKKIICQTSHT; this comes from the coding sequence ATGCATGAGGAGAATGGGGAGGAACAGACGTGTCTATCCAGAATGGATATAACCCCAACAGCTTTTGCCGCATCGAACTCATCAGAGGATACTAATGGCACGAGTGCCCAAAGACCTCTGCCTCACTCCCAGAGCGTGGCAGTCTTCATCGTGTTCCTGGTCACCGTTATCATTCTGGTGACAATCGTAGGGAATGTACTTGTTGTGGTGGCCGTTTTCACCAGCCGCGCGCTCCGTGCGCCGCAGAATCTCTTCCTTGTCTCTTTGGCATCGGCAGATATATTAGTGGCCACCTTGGTCATCCCTTTCTCCCTCGCCAACGAGATCATGGGTTACTGGTACTTTGGGAGCACCTGGTGCGCCTTCTACTTGGCCCTTGACGTTCTCTTCTGCACGTCCTCCATAGTGCACCTCTGTGCCATAAGTCTGGACAGGTACTGGTCTGTAACCAAAGCTGTTAGCTACAATCGGAAAAGGACGCCCAGGCGTATTAAGTGTATGATCACCGTGGTCTGGGTCATATCAGCAGTCATCTCTTTTCCACCGTTACTTATGACCAAACACGACGAGCATGAGTGCTTGCTCAACAACGAAACATGGTATATTCTCTCGTCTTGTCTGGTATCATTTTTCGCCCCGGGTCTAATCATGATTCTGGTGTATTGTAAAATATATAAAGTGGCCAAGCAGCGCGCATCAACCGTGTTTGCGGCAAAGAAcgggacggagagacagccttcGCAGTCGGAGACGTGCTTCGTGCCCAGGAGGAAGTTTGAGGTGGAGAGCCCTAGCAGCCCCAGTTTAGGTGGCCACATGCGGAAAGGAGAGCTCGATGATATTGACCTGGAGGAGAGCTGCGTGGCCGACAGCAAACCCAAGAACTGTCTCTTCTCCAAGAGAGTGAAAGTGGAGGGGGCAAACACTTTCCCAAAACAGAGTTGTCGCGTGTCATGGGCTTCAAACCGCAACGCGAAGCTCTCTCAGGAGCAAAAGATTAGACAGATGTCACTGTCAAAGACCAAACTGGCGCAGATGCGTGAAAAGCGCTTTACGTTTGTCCTTGCAGTGGTGATGGGGGTGTTTGTACTCTGCTGGTTCCCATTCTTTTTTACCTACAGTCTGCACGCAATATGCAGAGATTGTTGCCCAATTCCGGATGCTCTCTTTAATCTGTTTTTCTGGATTggttactgtaacagttcagtgaacCCTATCATTTATACAATATTTAATCGCGATTTTCGGAGATCTTTCAAGAAGATCATATGCCAGACATCACACACATAG